A DNA window from Flavisolibacter ginsenosidimutans contains the following coding sequences:
- a CDS encoding exo-beta-N-acetylmuramidase NamZ family protein, with protein sequence MKSPSPVSTTILPAADQTALYLPLLKGKKVALLVNHTSVVGKTHLIDTLLKLGINIKVIFGPEHGFRGDAPDGAKVETSSDPKTGIPVVSLYGKKNKPTPDDLKDVDVMVYDIQDVGTRYYTFISSMQYFMEAALENNIPLVILDRPNPNGFYVDGPVLDPKFKSFVGMQPVPVVYGMTIGEYANMLLGEGWLGEAANKAYDVLKRARYAAGAKYFQLHVIPVKNYTHKSKYVLPVAPSPNIPEIQSVYWYGSTCFFEGTSFSEGRGTPKPFQYIGHPLMPKNMFAFTPKATAGAPSPKHKGEVCYGYDLSGTPEEVLKKIDGKVQVKYLIDAYKLFPQKDSFFNKGINRLAGSDELAQQVKEGKTEEEIRRSWEPKLSAFKAIRKKYLLYADFE encoded by the coding sequence ATGAAGAGCCCCTCACCGGTCAGCACAACCATTCTTCCGGCGGCTGACCAAACAGCGCTTTACCTGCCGCTGCTGAAAGGGAAAAAAGTTGCGCTGCTGGTGAACCATACATCGGTCGTTGGGAAAACGCATTTGATTGATACCTTGTTGAAATTGGGCATCAACATCAAAGTCATCTTTGGACCGGAACACGGCTTTCGCGGCGATGCGCCGGATGGCGCAAAAGTGGAAACAAGTTCTGACCCCAAGACGGGCATTCCGGTTGTCTCGCTTTACGGCAAAAAGAACAAACCAACGCCCGATGATTTGAAAGATGTGGACGTGATGGTGTACGATATTCAGGACGTAGGCACACGTTATTATACTTTCATTTCCTCGATGCAATATTTTATGGAAGCCGCGTTGGAAAACAACATTCCGCTCGTGATTTTAGACCGTCCCAATCCAAACGGATTTTATGTTGACGGGCCTGTGCTCGACCCGAAGTTTAAATCCTTTGTGGGCATGCAACCCGTGCCCGTTGTTTACGGCATGACCATTGGCGAATACGCCAACATGCTTTTAGGGGAAGGGTGGCTTGGCGAAGCGGCAAACAAAGCCTACGACGTACTAAAGCGGGCACGCTACGCAGCCGGCGCAAAGTATTTTCAGTTGCACGTGATACCCGTAAAAAATTACACACACAAAAGCAAGTACGTTCTACCCGTTGCGCCCTCTCCAAACATTCCTGAAATCCAGTCGGTTTACTGGTACGGCTCCACGTGTTTTTTTGAAGGAACATCCTTCAGCGAAGGCCGCGGCACGCCAAAGCCTTTTCAATACATTGGCCATCCGCTGATGCCGAAAAACATGTTTGCCTTTACGCCAAAAGCCACGGCCGGCGCACCGTCGCCCAAGCACAAAGGCGAAGTTTGTTACGGTTATGATTTGAGTGGCACACCCGAAGAAGTGCTGAAGAAAATAGACGGCAAAGTGCAGGTGAAATATTTGATTGACGCCTACAAACTCTTTCCGCAAAAGGACAGTTTTTTCAACAAAGGCATCAACCGCTTAGCCGGTTCTGATGAACTGGCGCAACAGGTTAAAGAAGGCAAAACAGAAGAAGAAATACGCAGGAGTTGGGAACCAAAATTGAGTGCCTTTAAAGCGATACGGAAAAAGTATTTGTTGTACGCGGACTTTGAGTAA
- a CDS encoding endonuclease domain-containing protein, protein MKNSDKNNFKKASERMFAGADKLLFQQAAELRNQATHAEDVLWGYLRTKPYGFKFRRQHPYVNYILDFYCHALELVIEVDGSIHQKEEAKMNDAQRQQHLESDGLHLIRFTNDDVEHRLDSVINTIENHLQLNTMPDAKRLQTPKSPL, encoded by the coding sequence ATGAAAAATTCGGATAAGAACAATTTTAAGAAGGCATCGGAAAGAATGTTTGCCGGTGCAGACAAACTGCTTTTTCAACAAGCCGCCGAATTGCGAAATCAGGCAACCCATGCCGAAGACGTGTTATGGGGTTATCTGCGAACGAAACCTTATGGCTTCAAATTTAGAAGACAGCATCCGTACGTAAACTACATTCTCGATTTTTACTGCCATGCACTTGAACTTGTGATCGAAGTAGATGGCTCTATTCACCAAAAAGAAGAGGCAAAGATGAATGACGCACAAAGACAACAACACTTGGAATCAGATGGCCTACACCTGATTCGCTTTACAAACGATGACGTTGAACACAGACTGGATTCTGTAATCAACACCATCGAAAATCATCTTCAATTAAATACAATGCCCGATGCCAAAAGACTACAAACACCTAAGTCTCCCCTTTAG
- the fmt gene encoding methionyl-tRNA formyltransferase: MPKDYKHLSLPFRGTGGIRIVFMGTPEFAVASLNALVNAGCNVIGVITAPDKPAGRGMKLQQSAVKQYAVEKGLRILQPEKLKNQEFLEELKSLQADLQVVVAFRMLPEVVWNMPRMGTVNVHGSLLPQYRGAAPINWAIINGEGETGVTTFKLKHEIDTGDILLQERMPIGENETAGELHDRMKELGAQLLLKTVQGIAEGTLHETPQSSVISHLPSGVKHAPKIFTETCRIDWNKPLEDVHNLIRGLSPFPGAFTTLNGKTMKIYRCEKEAVQPSITTGELATDGKTFLKFACVNGYVLVKELQLEGKKRMGVEEFLRGFRF; encoded by the coding sequence ATGCCAAAAGACTACAAACACCTAAGTCTCCCCTTTAGGGGGACAGGGGGCATTCGCATTGTTTTCATGGGCACACCCGAATTTGCCGTAGCATCGCTGAATGCTTTGGTAAATGCGGGTTGCAACGTTATTGGCGTTATCACCGCTCCCGACAAGCCTGCAGGACGCGGCATGAAGTTGCAACAAAGCGCCGTTAAACAATACGCGGTTGAAAAAGGCCTGCGCATTTTACAGCCGGAGAAACTCAAGAACCAGGAGTTTTTAGAGGAGTTGAAATCACTGCAAGCCGACTTGCAAGTTGTGGTGGCTTTTCGCATGTTGCCCGAAGTTGTTTGGAACATGCCTCGCATGGGAACGGTAAACGTTCACGGTTCGTTGTTGCCGCAATACCGCGGCGCGGCGCCCATTAACTGGGCCATTATCAACGGCGAAGGCGAAACCGGCGTTACTACGTTTAAACTCAAACACGAAATAGATACCGGCGATATTTTGTTGCAGGAACGAATGCCGATTGGCGAAAATGAAACCGCCGGCGAACTGCACGACCGCATGAAAGAACTGGGCGCACAACTGTTGTTGAAAACCGTTCAGGGAATTGCAGAAGGCACACTGCATGAAACGCCGCAGTCATCCGTCATCTCTCACCTGCCATCCGGTGTAAAACACGCTCCCAAAATATTTACCGAAACCTGCCGCATTGATTGGAACAAGCCCTTGGAGGACGTACACAACTTAATCCGCGGCCTCTCTCCTTTTCCCGGCGCGTTTACAACATTAAACGGAAAGACGATGAAAATTTACCGCTGCGAAAAAGAAGCAGTACAGCCATCTATTACAACGGGAGAACTTGCAACCGACGGAAAAACGTTTTTGAAATTTGCTTGTGTTAATGGATATGTGTTAGTAAAAGAATTGCAATTGGAAGGGAAAAAGCGAATGGGTGTTGAAGAGTTTTTGCGGGGATTCCGTTTTTGA
- a CDS encoding LysM peptidoglycan-binding domain-containing protein codes for MKKFLFLTFVLLLCAGAFAQDAIVRRGDKGLYVSHIVSPKENFYSLGRLFNVAPKDIAAYNNLDMERGLNVGQTVNIPLNASNFTQEKMTGRPVYYVVGEHEGLYRVSVNNNKVLMANLRKWNNLQSDAISAGQKLIVGYLAGSDAAANNAVAKNNPPEPKTEAPKVEEKKEEPKVDIAKKPEEKPVVKEPVVEKKSEQPKPANAVANAAVNDGNGGYFKAAFDEQTKSQPAHKDDMVTAGIFKTASGWQDAKYYALIDGVEPGTIIRVVNPNNNHAVYAKVLDKMTGIRQNQGYNVRISNAAATALGIGDTDKFFVRVNY; via the coding sequence ATGAAAAAATTTTTGTTTCTGACCTTTGTTTTGCTCTTGTGCGCCGGGGCTTTTGCGCAGGACGCAATTGTGCGCCGCGGCGACAAGGGATTGTACGTTTCGCATATCGTTTCTCCCAAAGAAAATTTTTATTCCCTCGGACGTTTGTTCAACGTGGCGCCCAAAGACATTGCGGCCTACAACAACCTTGACATGGAACGCGGTTTGAACGTAGGCCAAACGGTAAACATTCCGCTGAACGCTTCCAACTTTACGCAGGAGAAAATGACGGGCCGCCCGGTATATTACGTGGTGGGCGAGCACGAAGGTTTGTACCGCGTAAGCGTGAACAACAACAAAGTGCTGATGGCCAACCTGCGCAAATGGAACAACCTGCAAAGCGACGCCATTTCAGCCGGGCAAAAATTGATTGTAGGTTACCTGGCAGGAAGCGATGCAGCGGCGAACAATGCCGTTGCAAAAAACAATCCGCCGGAACCAAAGACCGAAGCGCCGAAAGTGGAAGAGAAAAAAGAAGAGCCCAAAGTAGACATTGCGAAGAAGCCCGAAGAAAAACCGGTGGTAAAAGAGCCGGTTGTTGAGAAGAAGTCTGAGCAACCCAAGCCTGCAAATGCGGTAGCCAACGCAGCTGTAAATGACGGCAACGGCGGGTACTTTAAAGCGGCCTTTGACGAGCAAACAAAATCGCAACCGGCGCACAAAGACGACATGGTAACAGCCGGCATTTTTAAAACCGCCAGCGGCTGGCAGGACGCAAAGTATTATGCCTTGATTGACGGCGTTGAACCGGGCACCATCATTCGCGTGGTGAACCCGAACAACAACCACGCGGTGTACGCAAAGGTGCTGGACAAGATGACCGGCATTCGGCAAAACCAGGGTTACAACGTACGCATTTCGAATGCAGCCGCAACGGCGCTGGGCATTGGTGATACGGATAAGTTTTTTGTGCGGGTGAATTATTGA
- a CDS encoding methyltransferase RsmF C-terminal domain-like protein has product MMLPKELLVSLEGVAGFEKEAFIAVHERGNEITSIRINPAKKQQATSNGQLAKSEAAFADCLLPFANFSPIPWCGNGYYLSQRPSFTFDPLFHAGCYYVQEASSMFLEQALKQLLNLSQSLKVLDLCAAPGGKSTHIQSLISSESLLVSNEVIKQRSLVLTDNIIKWGCNNVFVTNNDPKAFQKLSNYFDVMVVDAPCSGSGLFRKDEDAIGEWSLNNVQLCSQRQQRILADALPALKEGGLLVYSTCSYSQEEDEAIADWLVREMGMENAPLQTNNFEGIVETKSPQSSAAGYRFYPNKIKGEGFFLSCFWKRQSESSGKLRPAKPEMISAKEKKILSEWAVEEGLEFIRFRDSIFALPQKHLPDFLILQSSLNLQYAGVQIGEVMKEKLVPHHALAQSTVIKASVPATELPYDEAIKYLQRQELSVSPETTGWQVVRYKGHNLSWMNALKNRVNNYYPKEIRILKQYNNTAFEK; this is encoded by the coding sequence ATGATGTTGCCGAAAGAATTATTGGTTTCGTTAGAAGGTGTTGCCGGTTTTGAGAAAGAGGCTTTCATTGCCGTACACGAAAGGGGCAATGAAATAACTTCCATTCGCATTAATCCCGCAAAAAAGCAACAGGCAACAAGCAATGGACAATTGGCAAAAAGCGAAGCTGCCTTTGCCGATTGCTTGTTGCCATTTGCCAATTTCTCTCCTATCCCCTGGTGCGGCAACGGCTATTATCTTTCACAACGTCCTTCGTTCACCTTCGACCCGCTTTTTCATGCGGGTTGTTATTACGTGCAGGAAGCGTCGAGCATGTTTTTGGAACAGGCGTTGAAACAATTGCTTAATCTTTCACAATCCTTAAAGGTGTTGGATTTGTGCGCCGCGCCGGGTGGTAAGTCAACGCACATTCAATCACTCATCTCCAGCGAAAGTTTGTTGGTGAGCAACGAAGTGATTAAGCAACGAAGTCTTGTACTGACCGACAACATCATCAAATGGGGATGCAACAACGTTTTTGTCACCAACAACGACCCGAAGGCTTTTCAAAAGCTTTCAAATTATTTCGACGTCATGGTGGTGGATGCACCGTGCAGCGGCAGCGGCCTGTTTCGCAAAGACGAAGACGCTATCGGTGAATGGAGTTTGAACAACGTGCAGTTGTGCAGCCAGCGGCAGCAACGCATTCTGGCCGATGCGCTTCCGGCCTTGAAAGAAGGAGGTTTGTTGGTTTATTCCACTTGCTCTTATTCTCAGGAAGAAGACGAAGCCATCGCCGACTGGCTGGTGCGGGAAATGGGAATGGAAAATGCGCCGTTGCAAACAAACAATTTTGAAGGAATCGTTGAAACAAAATCACCGCAGAGCAGCGCCGCCGGTTATCGTTTTTATCCAAATAAAATAAAGGGCGAAGGTTTTTTTCTTTCCTGCTTTTGGAAGCGGCAAAGCGAAAGCAGCGGTAAATTGCGCCCCGCAAAACCGGAAATGATTTCGGCAAAAGAGAAAAAAATTCTGAGCGAATGGGCTGTTGAAGAAGGTCTTGAATTCATTCGCTTTCGCGATTCCATTTTTGCCCTTCCGCAAAAACATTTGCCCGATTTTTTGATTCTTCAATCGTCTTTAAATCTCCAATACGCCGGTGTGCAAATAGGCGAGGTGATGAAAGAGAAATTGGTGCCGCATCATGCCTTGGCGCAAAGCACCGTTATAAAGGCATCGGTGCCTGCTACTGAATTGCCGTACGACGAAGCCATCAAGTATTTGCAACGGCAGGAACTTTCCGTTTCACCGGAAACAACGGGCTGGCAAGTGGTTCGCTACAAAGGCCACAATCTCAGTTGGATGAACGCACTGAAAAACCGCGTGAACAATTACTATCCCAAGGAAATCCGTATTTTGAAGCAATACAATAACACCGCTTTTGAAAAATAA
- a CDS encoding transferrin receptor-like dimerization domain-containing protein, producing the protein MKKLLFSSFLLAVSLFSFSQKKLMGFADANAAKQSDWEKTFDAQLNASNLDTWMKYLTSHPHHVGSPQDKLNADYLANLFKSWGYQTEINTYSVLFPTPKTRLLELLGDKPFKAKLEEPVVPGDNYTTQRSEQLPSYNAYSADGDVTAELVFVNRGVPADYEELEKMGVDVKGKIVIARYGGSWRGIKPKVAYEHGAVGCLIYSDPADDGYAPGDVYPKGAFRPKEGVQRGSVMDMPVYPGDPLTPNVGATASAKRLDRSEAKTIMKIPVLPISYEDALPLLQSLDGAVVPAAWRGGLPITYHVGPSKNKVHLKLQFNWDLKPVNDVIAKLPGSEFPDEWIMRGNHHDGWVNGAEDPISGMVAEMEEARAIGELYKKGFRPKRTLVYCAWDGEEPALLGSTEWAEDHQQELQNKVVAYINSDGNGRGFIGASGSHTLEPFFNQILDDVKDPETGVSLKERKYADMMVKADKATRQKMYGNKYMKLGALGAGSDYSPFLQHLGIPSMNLGFGGESEAGVYHSIYDNYDHYTRFGDPGFAYGIALSKTAGRVVMRLANADVLPFDFSAFYKTVSDYTAEVKTLLETKRTDEEMQKKMVKEGLFALAVDPKKTYVEKAKETSVPFLNFSPLENALQQLKESADSFSKLYPTALNYSVQQQKILNEELYKAEEKLTSEKGLPRRPWYKHLVYAPGFYTGYGVKTLPYIREGIEQGAYAEAQDGIDAVTKALQNYNAVVNQINSQLRRAN; encoded by the coding sequence ATGAAGAAACTTCTTTTTTCCTCTTTTCTCCTGGCGGTTTCCCTCTTTTCGTTTTCGCAAAAAAAGCTCATGGGCTTTGCCGATGCGAACGCGGCCAAGCAAAGCGACTGGGAAAAAACCTTTGACGCACAACTGAACGCATCCAATCTTGATACCTGGATGAAATACCTCACCTCGCATCCGCACCACGTGGGTTCACCACAAGACAAACTCAACGCCGATTACCTTGCCAACCTTTTTAAAAGCTGGGGTTATCAAACGGAAATCAACACGTACTCCGTTTTGTTTCCCACGCCAAAAACAAGGCTGCTGGAACTTTTGGGCGACAAACCTTTCAAAGCAAAACTCGAAGAGCCGGTTGTTCCCGGTGACAACTACACCACGCAACGGTCCGAACAACTTCCTTCCTACAATGCTTATTCGGCCGATGGCGACGTAACCGCTGAACTTGTTTTTGTGAACCGTGGCGTGCCTGCCGATTACGAAGAATTGGAAAAGATGGGCGTTGACGTGAAAGGTAAAATTGTGATTGCCCGCTACGGCGGTTCGTGGCGCGGCATAAAACCAAAAGTGGCCTACGAGCACGGCGCTGTTGGATGTCTTATTTACAGCGATCCGGCTGATGACGGTTACGCTCCGGGCGACGTATATCCCAAAGGTGCTTTTCGTCCGAAAGAAGGCGTGCAACGCGGCTCGGTGATGGACATGCCGGTTTATCCCGGCGATCCGCTGACGCCAAACGTTGGCGCAACGGCATCGGCAAAACGACTTGACAGAAGCGAAGCCAAAACCATCATGAAAATCCCTGTTCTTCCTATTTCTTACGAAGATGCTTTGCCTTTGTTGCAATCACTCGACGGAGCAGTTGTTCCGGCTGCGTGGCGCGGCGGCTTGCCCATCACGTATCACGTTGGTCCAAGCAAGAACAAGGTTCATTTAAAGCTGCAATTCAACTGGGATTTAAAACCGGTGAACGACGTAATTGCAAAACTGCCGGGTAGCGAATTTCCGGATGAATGGATCATGCGCGGCAACCATCACGACGGCTGGGTGAATGGCGCTGAAGATCCCATCAGCGGCATGGTGGCGGAAATGGAAGAGGCAAGAGCCATTGGCGAATTGTACAAGAAAGGTTTTCGTCCAAAACGTACCCTGGTTTATTGTGCATGGGATGGCGAAGAGCCAGCCTTGTTGGGTTCAACAGAATGGGCCGAAGATCATCAGCAGGAATTGCAAAACAAAGTTGTGGCCTATATTAATTCAGACGGGAATGGCCGTGGTTTTATTGGTGCTTCAGGTTCACACACGCTGGAACCTTTCTTCAACCAAATTCTTGATGACGTAAAAGACCCTGAAACCGGCGTATCGCTTAAAGAAAGAAAGTACGCGGACATGATGGTGAAAGCGGATAAAGCAACACGCCAAAAAATGTACGGCAACAAATACATGAAGCTTGGCGCTTTGGGTGCGGGATCTGATTATTCACCGTTTCTTCAGCACCTGGGCATTCCGTCCATGAACCTTGGCTTCGGCGGCGAGAGCGAAGCCGGTGTGTACCATTCCATTTACGACAATTACGATCATTACACCCGTTTTGGCGATCCGGGTTTTGCGTACGGTATCGCCTTGTCAAAAACCGCCGGCCGCGTGGTCATGCGTCTGGCCAATGCCGATGTTTTGCCTTTTGATTTTTCGGCTTTTTACAAAACGGTTTCCGATTACACCGCCGAAGTAAAAACGCTTTTGGAGACCAAACGTACAGACGAAGAAATGCAGAAAAAAATGGTGAAAGAGGGCTTGTTTGCGCTGGCCGTTGATCCGAAGAAAACCTACGTGGAAAAAGCGAAAGAAACTTCGGTGCCGTTCCTGAATTTCAGTCCGCTGGAAAATGCTTTGCAACAGTTAAAGGAAAGTGCCGACAGTTTCTCGAAGCTCTATCCCACGGCGTTGAATTATTCTGTGCAGCAACAAAAAATTCTGAACGAAGAATTGTACAAGGCCGAAGAAAAGCTGACCTCGGAGAAAGGTTTGCCGCGCCGTCCCTGGTACAAGCATTTGGTGTATGCGCCGGGCTTTTATACCGGCTATGGCGTGAAGACCTTGCCCTACATCCGCGAAGGCATTGAGCAAGGCGCTTACGCCGAAGCGCAAGACGGTATTGATGCGGTAACAAAGGCGCTGCAGAATTACAACGCCGTGGTGAATCAAATCAACAGCCAATTGCGAAGAGCGAATTAA
- the gcvP gene encoding aminomethyl-transferring glycine dehydrogenase, with translation MSLFETQSKEFQHRHIGPNEAETTEMLKAIGVASLQELIDRTVPPAIRMNEELNLPQAMSEAEYLQHIKEISLKNKVFKNYIGQGYYDTITPSVILRNVFENPAWYTQYTPYQAEISQGRLESLLNFQTVVSDLTALPLANASLLDEATAAAEAMTMFFNLLNKDQHHVTRPKFFVDKDVFPQTKDVVVTRAIPVGIEVIYGDYGSVQLDETYFGALVQYPNDKGSVEDYRDFINKVHSVGAYVAMATDLLALTLLTPPGELGADVALGSAQRFGVALGYGGPHAAFFSCKDEFKRSIPGRIIGVSVDAQGNRALRMALQTREQHIKREKATSNICTAQALLANMAAMYAVFHGPDGLQNIAKRVALLTQTLANALEERGYDLLHEYFFDTVVVKVNDATPFRQKAERQFLNFRYYDNQHIGISLDETTTPSDLFDIINSFVNDVDPVAYELQHEDTLDIIPTSLTRTSEFLTHPVFNTHHSETQMMRYITQLQNKDISLVHSMIPLGSCTMKLNAASEMIPLSWMHWSKMHPFAPTAQTEGYAFIVKELSKYLCEITKFDACSLQPNSGAQGEYAGLLTIKAYHESRGEGHRNVMLIPISAHGTNPASAVMCGMHVVVVKALENGYIDVEDLKAKAEQNAANLAGIMITYPSTYGVYEETVKEITEIVHSHGGQVYMDGANMNAQVGLTAPGLIGADVCHLNLHKTFAIPHGGGGPGMGPICVKTHLAPHLPGHVELSNQQSAISSQQNRNAVSAAPYGSASILLISYAYIRMLGADGVRKATEYAILNANYMLARLKDQFDILYTNHHGACAHEFIVDLRPFKKSAEVEAEDVAKRLMDYGFHAPTLSFPVGGTIMIEPTESEDKDELDRFCNALLSIRREIALIEEGQIDKKDNPLKNAPHTMFMVCSDEWKKPYSRELAAFPLPYVKTAKFWPSVARVNNTYGDRNLVCVCLPTEMYAEA, from the coding sequence ATGAGTCTTTTTGAAACACAAAGCAAAGAATTTCAACACCGTCATATTGGACCAAACGAAGCGGAAACGACAGAAATGCTGAAGGCCATCGGCGTTGCCAGTTTACAGGAATTGATTGACCGCACCGTGCCGCCGGCCATCCGCATGAACGAAGAGCTGAACCTTCCGCAGGCCATGAGCGAAGCTGAATACCTGCAACACATAAAAGAGATCTCACTTAAAAACAAGGTCTTCAAAAATTACATCGGCCAGGGCTATTATGATACCATAACGCCGAGTGTTATTCTGCGCAACGTGTTTGAAAATCCAGCATGGTACACGCAATACACGCCTTACCAGGCAGAGATTTCGCAGGGCCGTTTGGAAAGCCTGCTGAACTTTCAAACCGTGGTTAGTGATTTAACGGCTTTGCCGCTTGCCAATGCTTCCTTGCTAGACGAAGCAACGGCCGCTGCCGAAGCAATGACCATGTTCTTTAACCTGCTCAACAAAGACCAGCACCACGTTACCCGTCCAAAGTTTTTCGTGGACAAAGATGTTTTTCCGCAAACAAAAGACGTGGTGGTAACCAGGGCAATCCCTGTGGGCATTGAAGTAATTTACGGCGATTACGGCTCGGTGCAGCTTGATGAAACTTATTTTGGCGCCCTTGTTCAATACCCCAACGACAAAGGCTCGGTAGAAGATTACCGCGACTTTATTAACAAGGTTCATTCCGTTGGCGCTTACGTGGCTATGGCAACGGATCTGTTGGCGCTTACCTTATTAACGCCGCCCGGTGAGCTGGGTGCTGATGTTGCGTTAGGTTCTGCACAACGCTTTGGCGTAGCCTTGGGTTACGGCGGTCCGCACGCCGCTTTCTTTTCCTGCAAAGATGAATTCAAGCGCAGCATTCCCGGACGCATCATTGGTGTGAGTGTGGACGCACAAGGCAATCGTGCCCTGCGCATGGCTTTACAAACAAGAGAGCAACACATCAAACGCGAAAAAGCAACCTCGAACATTTGCACCGCACAGGCTTTGCTGGCAAACATGGCCGCGATGTATGCCGTCTTTCACGGCCCTGATGGTTTGCAAAACATTGCGAAGAGAGTGGCGCTGTTAACGCAAACGCTTGCCAACGCGTTGGAAGAAAGAGGCTATGATTTGTTGCACGAATATTTCTTTGATACGGTTGTTGTAAAGGTGAACGACGCAACGCCTTTCCGCCAAAAAGCCGAACGGCAGTTCCTCAACTTCCGCTATTACGACAATCAGCACATCGGCATTTCACTGGATGAAACCACAACGCCTTCCGATCTTTTCGACATCATTAATTCGTTCGTGAACGATGTTGATCCGGTTGCGTACGAACTGCAACACGAGGACACGCTTGACATTATTCCAACGTCGCTAACGAGGACCTCTGAGTTCTTGACGCATCCTGTTTTCAACACGCACCACAGCGAAACACAGATGATGCGCTACATCACGCAATTGCAGAACAAAGACATTTCGCTGGTGCACAGCATGATTCCCCTGGGCAGTTGCACCATGAAACTAAATGCGGCTTCGGAAATGATTCCGTTGAGCTGGATGCACTGGAGCAAGATGCATCCCTTTGCTCCCACGGCTCAAACAGAAGGCTATGCTTTTATTGTAAAAGAATTGAGCAAATATCTCTGTGAGATTACAAAGTTTGATGCCTGCAGCTTGCAACCCAACAGCGGTGCGCAAGGCGAATACGCCGGTTTGCTCACGATTAAAGCTTACCACGAAAGCCGCGGCGAAGGCCACCGCAACGTGATGCTGATTCCTATTTCGGCACACGGCACCAACCCGGCATCGGCCGTTATGTGCGGGATGCACGTAGTAGTAGTGAAAGCCCTGGAGAACGGTTACATTGATGTAGAAGATTTGAAAGCAAAGGCCGAACAAAACGCGGCGAATCTTGCCGGCATCATGATCACGTATCCGTCAACCTATGGCGTGTACGAAGAGACGGTGAAAGAAATTACCGAGATCGTTCACAGCCACGGCGGGCAAGTGTATATGGACGGCGCAAACATGAACGCACAAGTGGGCTTAACCGCACCGGGTTTGATTGGCGCAGATGTTTGCCATTTAAACCTGCACAAAACATTTGCCATCCCACACGGTGGTGGCGGCCCCGGCATGGGCCCAATTTGCGTAAAAACGCATTTAGCGCCGCACTTGCCGGGACACGTTGAATTAAGCAATCAGCAATCAGCAATCAGTAGTCAGCAAAACAGAAATGCTGTAAGTGCCGCGCCATACGGTTCCGCATCTATTCTTCTTATCTCTTATGCTTATATACGCATGTTAGGCGCTGATGGCGTTCGCAAAGCAACGGAGTACGCCATTCTGAATGCGAACTACATGCTGGCCCGGTTGAAAGACCAGTTTGATATTTTGTACACCAATCATCACGGCGCTTGTGCACACGAGTTTATCGTTGATCTGCGGCCCTTTAAAAAGTCAGCCGAAGTGGAAGCGGAAGACGTTGCAAAACGTTTGATGGATTACGGCTTTCACGCACCTACGTTGAGTTTTCCGGTTGGGGGCACTATCATGATTGAGCCAACCGAAAGCGAAGACAAGGACGAATTAGACCGCTTCTGCAATGCTTTGTTGAGCATAAGAAGAGAGATTGCATTGATTGAGGAAGGACAAATAGACAAGAAAGACAACCCGCTAAAAAATGCGCCGCATACAATGTTTATGGTGTGCAGCGACGAATGGAAAAAGCCTTACAGCCGCGAGTTGGCGGCCTTCCCGTTACCGTATGTGAAGACGGCCAAATTCTGGCCAAGCGTGGCAAGGGTTAACAACACCTACGGCGACAGGAACCTTGTTTGTGTTTGTTTGCCCACCGAGATGTACGCGGAAGCATAA
- a CDS encoding HD domain-containing protein, protein MLKEEFLSLLTNYTNDRQAAAQRWSEIETAYTDKQRYFHNLSHIEQMLSSLHAVKAQIDDWDTIVFAVFYHDFIYDVVRYVNENDNEDLSADEAGNLLKEIGFVPAKIDRCRQHILATKHHKQSSDGDTNFIMDADLLILGQPWEVYKEYMNNIRKEYEVYPDNIFYAGRTHVLKNFLQTERLFKTDYFHQRFENAAKENIQRELEIISFS, encoded by the coding sequence ATGCTAAAAGAAGAATTCCTTTCTCTACTGACAAACTACACCAATGACCGGCAAGCCGCAGCACAACGATGGAGCGAAATAGAAACGGCGTACACCGACAAGCAACGCTACTTTCACAACCTGTCGCACATCGAACAAATGCTTTCTTCGTTGCACGCAGTGAAAGCACAGATTGATGATTGGGATACGATCGTCTTTGCCGTTTTTTATCACGATTTTATTTACGACGTGGTGCGGTATGTAAACGAGAACGACAACGAAGACCTGAGTGCCGACGAAGCCGGAAACCTGCTGAAAGAAATTGGTTTTGTGCCGGCTAAAATTGACCGTTGCAGGCAACACATTCTTGCAACGAAACACCACAAGCAATCAAGCGACGGCGATACAAATTTTATTATGGATGCCGACTTGCTTATTCTTGGTCAGCCTTGGGAGGTATACAAGGAATACATGAACAACATCCGCAAAGAATACGAAGTTTATCCCGACAATATTTTCTATGCTGGCCGCACGCATGTGTTGAAAAATTTCCTCCAGACGGAGCGGCTGTTCAAGACCGATTATTTTCACCAGCGGTTTGAAAACGCAGCCAAAGAAAATATTCAGCGGGAATTGGAGATCATTTCTTTTTCTTAA